The following nucleotide sequence is from Psychroflexus torquis ATCC 700755.
CAGTAAGTCTGGCGTAAATTGAATCCTGCTAAAACTTCCCTGTACAGCTTTAGCTAACGTGTTAATCGCTAGAGTCTTTGCCAAACCTGGCACCCCTTCTAATAAAATATGGCCTTGTCCCAAGAGACCTATCAATAGCCTTTCTATCATGTGCTTTTGACCAACGATCACTTTATTCATTTCGTTAGTGAGAATGTCTACAAAAGCACTTTCTTTTTCAATTTTTTCGTTAATCGAGGCAATGTCTACATTAGCTTGATCCTGATCCATATTTAATATCTTATAGCGTTATAACTTATTCTTATATCAAGTTGCAAATTGAAAATTAAATCCATTCTGAGTTGTTAAGACTTGGTTAAAAATAAAGGATTTACCATAAGCTTATGAGTCTGGATAAAATACCTATAGATATTTAAGAATTACATTTTATAAATCCACTGTTCCGGATTTAGTTTAGAAGTATTCTTAAACAGTTGAAAGATGAGAGTCGTTTTACCTGAAGATGAATTAATCCCTATCTCCCCTAGTTCTTCTCCTCGTTCTACCTTATCTCCAGATTTTACAAATACTCTTTGGAGGTTATTATAGATAGATAAATAGTCCCCGTGTCTTACCATAACCACAACATTGGCGCCTGGAATTTTACTTATCTGGCTTACCTCTCCTTCAAAAACAGCTCTTGCGATGCCGTTTTTCTCAGTATCTATCCTTACCCCGTTACTCATTATCTTAATGGTTTTGACAATAGGATGCGGGCGTTCACCAAAGCGCATAGACACAATTCCAGATTTTACTGGCCAAGGAAGCTTGCCCTTATTATTGGCAAAATCTTTGGCTAAAGCCTTTGCTTCTGGTGTGAGCTTAAAGGTTGCCTTGGCATCCGATCCCACTTTTTTATTTTCTATCGCAATAGCTTCCCGTATCAATCTATCGATTTCACGATCTATCCTACTCACTTCTTTTTGCTTTTGATTAAGCTCCTGAGCATATTTTTTCTTCTGTTTATTTATACTGGTTAGAAGTTGTTCTTGTGTGTTTTTATCACTCACCAGCCTAGATTTCGTTTGGCGATTCTCTGCCAATATTTTTTCTTGGTCTCTGCGCTGCTCAAACAGAGTCGAATTTAGGTTTTGCAGTGTTTTAGTTTGCGCCATAACCTCAACACCTTGCTTTTTGCGGTATTGTGCAAACTGCTTCATGTATTGAATCCTTTTGTAAGCTTGTAGAAAAGACTCCGAAGAAAACAAAAACATAATCCTGCTTTTATTGGATTTACTTCTGTAAGACTTCTGTATCATTTGCTCATAATCGTCCTTCAGCTGTTTAAGCTCATTTCGAAACCTATCAATTTTATTGGCATTGCTGGTGATTTCTCTTGTCAATAAATTTGCCTCTTGGTTGTTGACTTGGATTAATCTTTCTGTCGCTTTAATTCTATACTGAAGGTCTTCAAACTCACTTAAAGCAGATCTACCTTTCGACTCTGTGGTTCTTATAATTTTATTAATCTCGTCAATTTCCTGCTGAATGGCTTGACGTTTAGCTTCAAGCTCTCCTCGAGTTTGGGCAAAAACCTGTTGGCTAGCACAAATCATGAGGAAGACAAGTATGTATTGAAGGTATTTCATCAAAATTCTAAAAGGTCGTAGTTATTTGGAATAGAGAAGGGGAAACTGAGTTCTTCATCAAAACTAACCGAGCGATAATCCAGATCAATTCTCACTTTCTCATCACCATTTTGGGCAGTCATTCTTATTTTTGATGGAAATTTTTTTTGATTGATCAACTGAAATTGGTCGTAATCTATAACCAAACTTTCGTTATTCTGATTCCGAAGAGATTGAGATTTCATTTCAAATTGACGCCCATCTATACTCGCCGAATACGCTAAAACATTTTTGATGTTCTGCAGAAAAACATAGGTATCCTCATCAAAGAGCATTTGTTTCTTTTCGAGATCGAACATTGGTTTGCCTACTAATAAGTTCTGAAGATTTTGAAAGTTGACATCAATTCCCAGAAACTCTTTGGCCATTGAAAAATCACCATCAAAGTAAGTTTTATTTATCTTTTCATAATACATAAACCGATCTGGGGTAATATAGACTTTAGCAACGGTCAATAATCCCATCAATTTTGCACTCATCCAAATCGCCTTATCTTTATCTATTCTGTATGAAATAGTAATGGATTGGGAACCCTCTTCAGCCTTATACTTCGCCTTCATAGTTCCATTGGCCGTTTTAAAGTCGGCAAAATTATCTTCATACCTATTCATCACCGCTCTAGCTGATTTTTCTTTTAACCCAGAACCTGAATTGCTTTTCAAAGACTTGCAACTTAAACTGGTTAAAAATACCAACAGGACTAAACTTATATGTAAAAAATGGCGATTCATCAATTTGCTATTATTATCTCAAGTTTCGCACCTAATCAATTTCACTTAACACCTTGATGATTAAAGCTATGGGTATTTGTTAGAAACCCATAACTCTCAATATCCTCTATTATTTTGGATGTAATAAGTTCAATATCAATTGATTCTACTAGTTTTTCCAAATTGGTTAAAATTAAGTTGACAACTGCCAATATTCTGATATTCAGCTTATTTTCAATATAATCCTGTTTTAAATCTTTAAATAATCCGCCTATGGTTTCATAAGCCTCCATTCTGTACCGAATACTTGTGAGCAGATATTGGGTCATTGCAATTGTTATTTGTGCAATCTGGACATCAAAATTGGTAGACTGACACTTTCCAAGACCAAAGAGCTGCTTGGCTTCTTTAAAAAAGACTTCAATTGACCATCGAATACTATATACTTCAATTGCTTTTACAAATTTGAGTGATGTATCAGTGGTTATTAAGGTGTGCCATTTGCCGTTCTTCCCACGCTTCGAAATAAAGAGAGCAACCTTGAGCCCATCAATTTCAGCTATGTAATGATGGTAGTAGTAATTGAATTTACGACAGCGCTTGGGCTTTGCTTTCTGTTTTTTAAGTTGTGCTAAAGTTTTGACCTTTGATCTGACTTCAATTTTACTATTGTATTTATACATCCCAATAATATGGGTCGAACTGCAAATACTTCGTAACTTTTTAAGTAATCCCACACTTGTAAACCAGGTATCTATTAAAATATAGTCTACAGGA
It contains:
- a CDS encoding DUF4292 domain-containing protein, coding for MKSNSGSGLKEKSARAVMNRYEDNFADFKTANGTMKAKYKAEEGSQSITISYRIDKDKAIWMSAKLMGLLTVAKVYITPDRFMYYEKINKTYFDGDFSMAKEFLGIDVNFQNLQNLLVGKPMFDLEKKQMLFDEDTYVFLQNIKNVLAYSASIDGRQFEMKSQSLRNQNNESLVIDYDQFQLINQKKFPSKIRMTAQNGDEKVRIDLDYRSVSFDEELSFPFSIPNNYDLLEF
- a CDS encoding murein hydrolase activator EnvC family protein, translating into MKYLQYILVFLMICASQQVFAQTRGELEAKRQAIQQEIDEINKIIRTTESKGRSALSEFEDLQYRIKATERLIQVNNQEANLLTREITSNANKIDRFRNELKQLKDDYEQMIQKSYRSKSNKSRIMFLFSSESFLQAYKRIQYMKQFAQYRKKQGVEVMAQTKTLQNLNSTLFEQRRDQEKILAENRQTKSRLVSDKNTQEQLLTSINKQKKKYAQELNQKQKEVSRIDREIDRLIREAIAIENKKVGSDAKATFKLTPEAKALAKDFANNKGKLPWPVKSGIVSMRFGERPHPIVKTIKIMSNGVRIDTEKNGIARAVFEGEVSQISKIPGANVVVMVRHGDYLSIYNNLQRVFVKSGDKVERGEELGEIGINSSSGKTTLIFQLFKNTSKLNPEQWIYKM